A part of Pseudomonadota bacterium genomic DNA contains:
- a CDS encoding ribosome maturation factor RimP has translation MTEKKGLESFRKQLEPLLFEMGYSCVRMILKGGSSPLLQIMIERNDDVSVSVSDCTRVTKKILSLLEENDPIGGDYNIEVSSPGADRPLIKPEDFERFSGSLIQVTLFQEEGGRKKIEGKNLGVLEDILMLEVNQEPDAKKSVLNISLSNIRKANLKPLF, from the coding sequence ATGACGGAAAAGAAAGGATTAGAATCTTTTCGGAAGCAGCTGGAACCTCTTCTTTTTGAAATGGGGTATTCTTGTGTGCGGATGATTTTAAAAGGAGGCAGCTCGCCTCTTTTGCAAATTATGATCGAACGAAATGATGATGTTTCTGTTTCGGTTTCAGATTGTACACGTGTAACAAAAAAGATTTTAAGCCTTCTTGAAGAAAACGATCCTATTGGAGGGGACTACAATATTGAAGTGAGTTCTCCGGGTGCAGATCGTCCGCTTATAAAACCTGAAGATTTTGAAAGGTTTTCTGGATCTTTGATTCAAGTGACTCTTTTTCAAGAAGAAGGAGGACGTAAAAAGATTGAAGGAAAAAATTTAGGTGTCCTTGAGGATATTTTGATGCTAGAGGTTAATCAAGAACCGGATGCCAAAAAATCGGTTCTTAACATTTCTTTGTCGAATATTCGGAAGGCCAATTTAAAGCCATTATTTTAA
- the nusA gene encoding transcription termination/antitermination protein NusA, translating into MRDTVSTSGVRPELLQVAEVAAREKGIERGEVIEAMEMAIQKAARSKYGAELDIRAHINPKTGEISIYRYREVVSEMANELTQILLKEAQEINPELKLGDFYQELLPPIELGRVAAQSGKQIITQRIRDAERERQYEEFKNRIGDIVSGLVKRVEFGVVTVDLGGRAEAVLKREESIPREMFRPGDRIRAYVLDVKPEVRGPQIFLSRTHPQFMAKLFMQEVPEIYDGIIEIRSVARDPGSRAKISVFTPDPGIDPVGSCVGVRGSRVQAVVNELQGEKVDIIPWSSDPSTFIVNALTPSEVTKVVLDEEAHSIDVVVPDEQLSIAIGRRGQNVRLASMLTGWTINITTESLESERRNEEMRVRSALFKTALDVDEVIAHLLVAEGFRTLEEVAFVPTEEITQIEGFDETIAQELQKRAKSALEKTEKELKKEIKNLKISEDLIALQIPDEILVALARTGIKTRDDLADLATDELLERIPEGFSGFSEADAQKLILTARAHWFEAEEKSSPLSEA; encoded by the coding sequence ATGCGCGATACAGTTTCAACATCTGGGGTTCGTCCCGAACTCCTTCAAGTTGCAGAAGTGGCTGCTCGGGAAAAGGGAATTGAACGTGGCGAGGTCATTGAGGCTATGGAAATGGCTATTCAAAAAGCTGCACGTTCAAAATATGGTGCTGAGTTAGATATTAGAGCTCATATTAATCCTAAGACGGGTGAAATCTCAATTTATCGATACCGAGAAGTTGTGTCAGAGATGGCAAATGAATTGACGCAAATTCTCTTAAAAGAAGCACAAGAAATTAATCCTGAACTTAAACTGGGCGATTTTTACCAAGAGCTTTTACCTCCTATTGAGCTCGGACGGGTGGCTGCTCAATCTGGTAAACAAATCATTACACAGCGTATCCGAGATGCAGAACGTGAACGTCAATATGAAGAATTTAAAAATCGTATTGGTGATATTGTGAGTGGTCTTGTAAAACGCGTTGAATTTGGGGTTGTAACTGTTGACTTAGGGGGCAGGGCAGAAGCTGTTTTGAAACGTGAAGAAAGTATTCCAAGAGAAATGTTTCGACCTGGAGATCGGATTCGAGCGTATGTTTTAGACGTAAAACCAGAAGTGAGAGGTCCTCAAATCTTTTTATCGCGGACACATCCTCAATTTATGGCAAAATTGTTTATGCAAGAAGTTCCAGAGATTTATGATGGCATTATTGAGATTCGTTCCGTTGCGCGAGATCCCGGAAGCCGAGCTAAAATTTCTGTCTTTACACCAGATCCTGGTATTGATCCTGTAGGATCTTGTGTTGGCGTAAGAGGAAGCCGTGTTCAAGCGGTAGTGAATGAACTCCAAGGAGAAAAAGTAGATATTATTCCATGGTCTTCTGACCCGTCAACTTTTATTGTCAATGCTTTAACACCTTCAGAAGTTACAAAAGTTGTTTTAGATGAAGAAGCACATTCAATTGATGTGGTTGTTCCGGATGAACAATTAAGTATTGCGATTGGACGTCGGGGACAAAACGTACGCCTTGCATCAATGCTGACAGGATGGACAATTAATATTACAACAGAATCTCTTGAATCGGAGCGTCGCAATGAAGAAATGCGTGTTCGTTCTGCACTGTTTAAAACAGCTCTTGATGTTGATGAAGTTATTGCACATCTTCTTGTTGCGGAAGGCTTTCGCACCCTAGAAGAAGTCGCTTTCGTTCCCACAGAAGAAATAACCCAAATCGAAGGATTTGATGAAACGATTGCACAAGAATTGCAAAAACGTGCAAAATCTGCACTTGAAAAAACTGAAAAAGAGTTGAAGAAAGAGATTAAAAATCTTAAAATTTCTGAAGATTTAATAGCGCTTCAAATTCCAGATGAAATTTTAGTTGCTCTGGCACGAACTGGGATTAAAACGCGTGATGATTTAGCAGATTTGGCAACAGACGAGCTTTTAGAAAGGATTCCAGAAGGATTTTCAGGGTTTTCTGAGGCTGATGCACAAAAGCTTATTTTAACAGCACGTGCCCATTGGTTTGAAGCAGAAGAGAAGAGCTCCCCTCTTTCTGAAGCTTAG